A genomic segment from Epinephelus fuscoguttatus linkage group LG17, E.fuscoguttatus.final_Chr_v1 encodes:
- the rps5 gene encoding 40S ribosomal protein S5 — protein MTEWETAPAVAESPEIKLFGKWSTDDVQINDISLQDYIAVKEKYAKYLPHSGGRYAAKRFRKAQCPIVERLTNSMMMHGRNNGKKLMTVRIVKHAFEIIHLLTGENPLQVLVNAIINSGPREDSTRIGRAGTVRRQAVDVSPLRRVNQAIWLLCTGAREAAFRNIKTIAECLADELINAAKGSSNSYAIKKKDELERVAKSNR, from the exons A TGACTGAGTGGGAGACTGCCCCAGCTGTGGCTGAGTCCCCGGAGATCAAGCTCTTCGGCAAGTGGAGCACAGACGATGTCCAGATCAATGACATCTCCCTGCAG GATTACATTGCTGTGAAAGAGAAATACGCCAAGTACCTGCCACACTCTGGAGGACGTTATGCTGCCAAGCGTTTCCGTAAGGCCCAGTGCCCCATCGTGGAGCGTCTGACCAACTCCATGATGATGCACGGCCGCAACAACGGCAAGAAGCTGATGACCGTGCGCATCGTCAAGCATGCCTTCGAGATCATCCACCTGCTGACTGGAGAG AATCCCCTCCAGGTCTTGGTGAACGCCATCATCAACAGCGGACCCCGTGAGGACTCCACCCGTATTGGTCGTGCTGGTACCGTCAGGAGGCAGGCTGTCGACGTGTCGCCCCTCCGCAGAGTCAACCAG GCCATCTGGCTGCTGTGCACAGGAGCAAGAGAAGCTGCTTTCAGGAACATCAAGACCATCGCCGAGTGCCTGGCTGATGAGCTGATCAATGCAGCTAAG GGATCATCTAACTCTTACGCCATCAAGAAGAAGGATGAGTTGGAGAGGGTTGCCAAGTCCAACCGTTAA
- the ppt2b gene encoding lysosomal thioesterase PPT2 has translation MKGSFFVLSSQRRRRSSGVAGLLYPLLGACLWAAVVGYKPVIIVHGLFDSSGDFKNLHRFINESHPGTNVTVIDLFDRSASLQPMWKQVEGFKAAIYPIMQNAEDGVHFICYSQGGLVCRGILSTLPDHNVESFISLSSPQAGQYGDTDYLRYLFPQFVKSNLFHLCYTSIGQRISICNYWNDPHHRDLYVNSSDYLALLNSERPNPNSTEWKKNFLKIKKLVLIGGPDDGVITPWQSSQFGFYDDNETVVEMQHQDLYLRDVFGLKTLAARGDLILCSVPGVEHVYWHSNETVFHLCMEKWLV, from the exons atgaagggctccttttttgttttgtccagccagaggagaaggaggagcagCGGGGTGGCCGGGCTCCTCTATCCGCTGCTCGGTGCGTGTCTCTGGGCTGCGGTGGTCGGGTACAAGCCGGTGATCATAGTGCACGGTTTGTTCGACAGCTCAGGGGATTTTAAAAACTTACATCGCTTCATTAACGAG TCTCATCCTGGAACAAATGTCACAGTCATCGACTTGTTTGACAGAAGTGCCAGCCTGCAGCCCATGTGGAAGCAGGTCGAGGGATTCAAGGCAGCTATTTACCCAATAATGCAAAACGCAGAGGACGGGGTCCATTTTATCTGCTACTCTCAAG GTGGGCTGGTTTGCAGAGGAATCCTCTCCACTCTCCCTGACCACAACGTTGAATCCTTCATCTCTCTGTCTTCGCCTCAGGCAGGGCAATATGGAG ACACAGACTACCTGAGGTACCTCTTCCCACAGTTTGTGAAGTCCAATCTCTTCCACCTCTGCTACACCTCAATAGGCCAGAGGATCTCCATCTGCAACTACTGGAACG accCCCACCACAGAGACCTGTATGTGAACAGCAGTGATTATTTGGCTCTGCTCAACAGCGAGAGACCCAATCCAAATTCAACAG AGTGGAAGAAGAACttcctcaaaatcaaaaagCTGGTGTTGATTGGAGGACCAGATGATGGAGTCATCACTCCCTGGCAGTCGAG TCAGTTTGGCTTTTATGACGACAACGAGACTGTCGTGGAGATGCAGCACCAGGAT CTGTATTTAAGAGATGTTTTTGGTCTGAAGACGTTGGCGGCTCGTGGAGATCTGAtcctctgttctgttcccggcgTTGAACACGTGTACTGGCACTCGAATGAGACGGTGTTCCACCTGTGCATGGAGAAATGGCTGGTGTGA